The Bacteroides sp. region CTCTTTAAGGATCCTGACTCTGTTGTGGCATTTGACCTGTCTTCGCAAGACAATAATACGACCATCATCCTGAATACGGAATCATTGCTTTCTTATCAGTCCGCTTATCGCATAATCATTACAGGTGAACTTGCAGGTGCGGGGGGGGAGACATTCCCCGGGATAACGGTAAATTTTTTCACCGAGAATGGCAAACTCCTTATTGAAAACATCACGATCAATGGCATTGATTTTGGCACTGCGCCTCAAAGGGACATCGACTATGAAAACCTGGATATAGAGATCTGGTTTTCACATCAACTGGATCCCGAAGATTATAAGCCTTATTTTTTCGTTTCCGGCAATTTCCAGAAAAATATCCTGCTCTCAGCAGATAACAG contains the following coding sequences:
- a CDS encoding Ig-like domain-containing protein, translating into MKSAVPYLWLVFIMGALLLATCKKQEENTPGKVQLAAIKIGDESLDLQGNNDGIPVDSMIYIEFNDQLDISTAAGAIQLFKDPDSVVAFDLSSQDNNTTIILNTESLLSYQSAYRIIITGELAGAGGETFPGITVNFFTENGKLLIENITINGIDFGTAPQRDIDYENLDIEIWFSHQLDPEDYKPYFFVSGNFQKNILLSADN